The Streptomyces collinus DNA segment GACATGGCCGGGCCTCCATAGGGGCGTCAAGGAACAGCGCGACCCGACCAAGCTAAGCCAATTGATTGACTTAAGCAATCAGATCCAGATGTGCGCGCGACGATCGCGGCACACTGGCCCCATGTCCTCACGTCGCAGAGTCTGCCCCGAGTGCCGTCGCGAGATCGCCGTCGTCGCCGGTCGGTACGCGCGCCACGACCCGCCCGGCGCCCGTGAGCACGGCGAACTCACCTCGTGTCCGGGCTCCCGCCGCCAGGCCCGCCCGGGTCCCGAGCAACCGTCCCTGGACGGCTACACGGTCCCGGACTTCCCTGGCCAACTGCCCCTGTTCTAGGCCCCGGCCACGCGGCCGCTTCTAGGCCCCGGCCACGCGGCCGGCCGCGAACCTCAGTTCCCCGCCACCGACTTCACCGCCACCGAGACCGGCGTCGGCCCGCTGATGAGCTCCAGAGTGAGCCCGGCCGTCGCGGAGGTGTCCACCAGCTCCGCCAGCACGGCGGCCACGTCGTCGCGCGGGATCGGGCCGCGGCCCGTACGCGCCTCCAGGCGGACGAGACCGGTGCCGGCGTCGTTGGTGAGCTGGCCGGGGCGCAGAACCGTCCAGTCCAGGGCGTGCAGACCTCGCACGTACGCGTCCGCCTCGCCCTTGGCGCGCAGATACACGTCGAAGATCTCGTCCCCCTGGTGGCGCGGGTCGGCGCCCATGGACGACACGATCACGAAGCGCCGTACGCCCGCCTGCACCGCCGCGTCCGCGAAGAGGACCGCCGCGGCCTTGTCCACCGTGTCCTTGCGGGCCACCCCGCTGCCCGGCCCCGCGCCCGCCGCGAAGACCGCCGCGTCGGCGCCCCTGAGCCGCTCCGCGACCTCGTCCACGGACGCCGACTCCAGGTCGAGCACGACCGGTTCGGCACCGGCCTCCCGCAGATCGTCGGCCTGTTCGGCCTTGCGGATGATCCCCGCAACCTCGTCCCCGCGCGCGGCGAGCAGCCGCTCCAGCCGCAACGCGATCTGACCATGACCACCAGCGATGACAATGCGCATGCCTTCGACCGTACGCCTCGACAGCACCGTCCGCCGCACGGCTGGGCTACGCCCGCCGCAGGCTTTCGTGCGCCTGGACAGCACCGTCCGCCGCACGGCTGGGCTACGCCCGCCGGAGGCTTTCGTGCGCCTGGACAGCACCGTCCGCCGCTCGGCTGGGCCACGCCCGCCGCAGGCTTTCGTGCGCCTCGGCAACATCGCCCGACGCACGAGTGGGCCAAGCGGCCGGGCCCGGCCGGCCCGGCGGCACACCCCGCCGCAGGGCCTCACGGAACCTCGTCCCGCCCCTGCCTCCGCAGGCCCAACGGCCTCTCACCCGCCCCTACCGCCGTAAGCTCTACGGCCCCTGCCGCCGCAAGTCCTACGGCCCCTCCCCCCGCCCCTGCCGCGGCAGCCCCAGCTCCACCGAGGCCGCCGAACTGCAGTACTCCCGCACCGCGCTGGTCCGCGCCACCACGCGCCCCTGGTGCACGACGATCCGGCTGTACGCCAAGGACAGCACCCCCGCGAGCCGGTCTCCGCGCACCGCTAGCAACTCGGCCGGGAAACCCGCCTCCACCCGCACTTCGGGCAGCCCCAGCACCGCCCGCGCCGAGGAGCTCACCGCGTCGTACGCCTCCTCGGGGGCCAGCCCGTAGCGCGAGGCCAGCAGGAAGGCCGCCTCCAGCGGGTCGCCGCGCCCCACCGGGTTGGACACGTCCCGCAGCGCCCCGCTCCCGGCGGCCACCCGCACCCCGGCCGCGCGCAACAGCCGTACGGGGGCCGCCCCGCGCCGGTCGACGCCGCCGCAGCCGCCCTGGGGCAGGCACACCACCGCCACCCCGGCAGCAGCGAGTTGGTCGGCCGTCCGCGAGGCCACCTCGGAGGGCAGCCGGCCGAGATCGCCGCAGGGGCTGAGGGACACCCCGGGGCGCAGACCGCCCGCCATGGCCGCGAGCCGGGACAGCCGGGCCGGGTCCCCGGCGTCCGTGTGCAGGTCGACGGGGCAGCCGTGCTCGGAGGCCATCTCCAGGACCGCCTCCACGTACCCGGTCGGGTCGGGGTCGAGGTCCGGCCGGCCGCCCACCACCGAGGCGCCCATCTTCACCGCGTCCCGCAGCATCGCGAGCCCGTCCGCACCGGCGACCCCGGTCAGCACCCGGGGCATCGCCACCGTCGTCAGCTCCGCCAGCCCGCGCAGCGCGCGCCGCGCCTGCAGCACGGCCGTGAGCGCGCCCAGGCCCTGGACGTCCCCCACGCGCACGTGGGCCCGCAGCGCCGTGGCCCCGTGCCCGAGCTGGAGCAGTGCGGCCTCCGTCGCCCGGCGCTGCACGTCCTGCGGCTCGTACGAGACCGGCCCCCCGGTGTCCGCCGACAGGGCCGTGTCGGCGTGGGCGTGCGGCTCGGCGGGAGCCGGCAGCAGCAGATAGCCGCTGAGGTCCACGCGTGCCCCGCACGCGCGCGTGCCGCCCGCCCCCAGGCTGCCGGCCGTGCCGACCGCCTCGATACGCCCGCCGCCCAGCCGTACGTCCACGGTCCGGCCGTCGGTGAGCCGCGCCCCGCACAGCAGCAGCGACGACGGGTCGGCCGGACCCGGCGAGGACGACGGGGGCGGTGGTGGCTGCGGCCGGCTGTCGGGCATCGCACTCCAGGGGCTCGGGCTGGCGCGGGAGGACGCATGATCACGCAGAGTGAGACGAGCCTAGGACGGCCCCCCGCCCGCGGCGGGGAGGAGCGTAAAAGTCGTACCGGCGTGGTCCGCTCGCGGAACGGAAGGGGTCCACGAGGCCGCCGGGAGGACGGTCCGGGCGCCCGGAGCGGGGGCCTCGAAACGGATTTGGGTGAACGGCGGCGGAGCGTGTAATGTCTTCATCGCTCGCCCCAATAGCTCAGTCGGCAGAGCGTCTCCATGGTAAGGAGAAGGTCAACGGTTCGATTCCGTTTTGGGGCTCTGGTGTGACTGGCTCTCGTCGCAAGACGGGGTCCGGACCACATCAAAGCGGTGTAGCTCAGTCGGTAGAGCAAGCGGCTCATAATCGCTGTGTCACCGGTTCAAGTCCGGTCACCGCTACTGACAGTAGCCGATTGCGGGGTCGGTCCTTCGATCGGCTACTCTTTCTTGCGTTGAACAAGTCCATCCGTTCGTCTTAGGAGCACTCACGTGGCTGCCACCGACGTCCGCCCGAAGATCACGCTGGCCTGCGTGGAGTGCAAGGAGCGGAACTACATCACCAAGAAGAACCGGCGTAACAACCCGGATCGTCTTGAGATGAAGAAGCACTGCCCGCGTTGCAACGCGCACACCGCGCACCGCGAAACGCGATAATTCAGGCTCGTACGCGAGGCCGTTCCCGAGAGATCGGGGGCGGCCTCGCGTCGTTGTAGGGACCCGTACCGGTCAGTAGAGCTACCAGGAGGTACCGAGCCATGGCGCTCGACCAGTCCTTCGTGGGGCGGACGTACCCGCCCACCGCGCCTTACGAGGTGGGCCGGGAGAAGATCCGTGAGTTCGCCGAGGCGGTCGGGGACGCCAACCCGGCGTACACGGACGCGGAGGCCGCAAAGGCACTCGGGCACCCCGACGTGATCGCCCCGCCGACCTTCGTCTTCGCGATCACCTTCAAGGCCGCCGGGCAGGTCGTCCAGGACCCACAGCTCGGCCTGGACTACAGCCGCGTGGTGCACGGGGACCAGAAGTTCGCCTACCGCCGCCCGGTCCGGGCCGGCGACCGGCTCACGGTCACCTCGACCATCGAGGCCGTCAAGTCCCTCGCGGGCAACGACATCGTGGACATCCGCGGTGAGGTGCACGACGAGGCCGGCGAGCACGTCGTGACCGCCTGGACCAAGCTCGTGGCCCGCGCGGCCGAGGAGGCGTGAGCGACCCCATGACCGCGAAGATCTCCTACTCCGACGTCGAGGTCGGCACCGAACTGCCCGCCCAGACCTTCCCTGTGACCCGCGCGACCCTCGTGCGCTACGCGGGTGCCTCCGGCGACTTCAACCCGATCCACTGGAACGAGAAGTTCGCCAAGGAGGTCGGCCTGCCGGACGTCATCGCGCACGGCATGTTCACCATGGCCGAGGCGATCCGTGTGGTCACCGACTGGACCGGCGACCCGGGCGCGGTCGTCGAGTACGGCGTCCGCTTCACCAAGCCGGTCGTCGTCCCGAACGACGACCGGGGCGCCGTGATCGAGGTCGCAGGCAAGGTCGCCGCCAAGCTCGACGACAACACGGTCCGCGTGGACCTGACCGCGACCAGCGCCGGGCAGAAGGTGCTGGGCATGTCCCGGGCGGTCGTGCGACTGGCCTGAGTCGCGAGAACTACCTGCTGAGGGGCGCTTCCCGTGAGGGGGAGCGCCCCTTGGGCGTCCCCTGGGCGGATGACCGCTTGACATGGTTAGTGATTGAGCACTAACTTCGAATGCATGGCAAGGATGAGTGCGGAAGAGCGACGTGAGAGCGTCATCCGGGCGGCGATGACCGAGTTCGCCCGCGGCGGCTACCACGGCACCTCGACCGAGGCGATCGCCCGCCGGGTCGGTGTCTCGCAGCCGTATCTCTTCCGCCTCTTCCCGGGCAAGAAGGCGATCTTCCTGGCGGCGGCCGAGCGGTGCGTCGAGGACACGATCCGGATGTTCGCGGAGGCCGCCGAAGGGCTGGAGGGTGAGGATGCCCGCCACGCCATGGGTGCTGCGTACGTCGAGACCATCTCCGAACAGCCGGAACGGCTGATGATGCAGATGCAGATGTACCTCGCCGTGGCGGCCGCGGAGGAGGAAGGGGACCGCGAGTTCGGCGAAGCCGTACGCGCGGGCTGGATGCGACTGTGGGACACCATTCACCTGCCGCTGGGTGCCGACGCCCACGAGACGACGACCTTCCTCGCCCAGGGCATGCTCATCAACTGCCTGGTGGCCATGGGCTTCCCGGCCGATCACAGGGTCTGGGCCGGACTGAGTCCGTCGGAGTCCGACGGCTGACATCAACGGCAGACATCAGGACGAGGAGGCAGGTCCTTTCATGACCTCGAAAGTTAGTAATCAATAACTAATCGTTCACGGCACACACTCCATGGGGGAGCGATGTCACAGCAGACCGCACGTCGCGGGGGAGCCGCCTGGGCCCTCGTCATCACCAGCGTCGCCGGATTCATGGCGGCCCTCGACAACCTCGTCGTCACCACCGCTCTGCCCTCCATCCGGGAGGACCTCGGCGGAGGGCTGCACGACCTGGAATGGACGGTGAGCGCCTACACGCTCACCTTCGCCGTCCTGCTGATGTTCGGCGCCGCCCTCGGCGACCGCTTCGGCCGCCGCCGGCTCTTCATCGCGGGCCTCACCGTCTTCACCGGCGCTTCAGCCGCCGCGGCCATGGCGCCCGGCATCGACTCCCTCATCGCCGCCCGCGCGGTCCAGGGCGCCGGCGCCGCGGTGATGATGCCGCTGACGCTGACCCTGCTGACCGCCGCCGTGCCCGTCGCCAAGCGGGGCATGGCGTACGGCATCTGGGGCGCCGTCAACGGACTCGCCGTCGCCTCCGGACCGCTCGTCGGCGGCACCCTCACCGAGCACATCTCCTGGCAGTGGATCTTCTGGCTGAACGTCCCGCTGGGCCTGGCCCTGCTGCCGCTCGCCCGCCTCCGCCTCGCCGAGTCCCACGGCACCGGAGCGCCGCTCGACGTCCCCGGCACCCTGCTCGCCAGCGGCGGCCTGTTCGGCATCGTCTACGGACTGGTGCGCGGCCCAGCCGACGGCTGGACCTCCTCCCTCGTCCTGACCGGTCTGTTCGCGGGCGGAGCGCTGCTCGTCGGCTTCATCCTCTACAGCACGCGCGCCAAGAACCCCATGCTGCCGATGCGGCTGTTCCGCTCCCGGGCCTTCTCCGGCATCAACGCGGCGAGCCTGCTGATGTTCCTCGGGATGTTCGGCTCGATCTTCCTGCTCAGCCAGTACATGCAGGGCGTCCTCGGCTACTCGCCCACCGAGGCGGGCCTGAGGATGCTGCCCTGGACCGGCATGCCGATGCTGGTCGCCCCGATCGCCGGCATCCTGGCCGACCGCATCGGCGGCCGC contains these protein-coding regions:
- a CDS encoding TetR/AcrR family transcriptional regulator, which codes for MARMSAEERRESVIRAAMTEFARGGYHGTSTEAIARRVGVSQPYLFRLFPGKKAIFLAAAERCVEDTIRMFAEAAEGLEGEDARHAMGAAYVETISEQPERLMMQMQMYLAVAAAEEEGDREFGEAVRAGWMRLWDTIHLPLGADAHETTTFLAQGMLINCLVAMGFPADHRVWAGLSPSESDG
- the rpmG gene encoding 50S ribosomal protein L33: MAATDVRPKITLACVECKERNYITKKNRRNNPDRLEMKKHCPRCNAHTAHRETR
- a CDS encoding MaoC family dehydratase N-terminal domain-containing protein, encoding MALDQSFVGRTYPPTAPYEVGREKIREFAEAVGDANPAYTDAEAAKALGHPDVIAPPTFVFAITFKAAGQVVQDPQLGLDYSRVVHGDQKFAYRRPVRAGDRLTVTSTIEAVKSLAGNDIVDIRGEVHDEAGEHVVTAWTKLVARAAEEA
- a CDS encoding amidohydrolase family protein produces the protein MPDSRPQPPPPPSSSPGPADPSSLLLCGARLTDGRTVDVRLGGGRIEAVGTAGSLGAGGTRACGARVDLSGYLLLPAPAEPHAHADTALSADTGGPVSYEPQDVQRRATEAALLQLGHGATALRAHVRVGDVQGLGALTAVLQARRALRGLAELTTVAMPRVLTGVAGADGLAMLRDAVKMGASVVGGRPDLDPDPTGYVEAVLEMASEHGCPVDLHTDAGDPARLSRLAAMAGGLRPGVSLSPCGDLGRLPSEVASRTADQLAAAGVAVVCLPQGGCGGVDRRGAAPVRLLRAAGVRVAAGSGALRDVSNPVGRGDPLEAAFLLASRYGLAPEEAYDAVSSSARAVLGLPEVRVEAGFPAELLAVRGDRLAGVLSLAYSRIVVHQGRVVARTSAVREYCSSAASVELGLPRQGRGEGP
- a CDS encoding MFS transporter; the protein is MSQQTARRGGAAWALVITSVAGFMAALDNLVVTTALPSIREDLGGGLHDLEWTVSAYTLTFAVLLMFGAALGDRFGRRRLFIAGLTVFTGASAAAAMAPGIDSLIAARAVQGAGAAVMMPLTLTLLTAAVPVAKRGMAYGIWGAVNGLAVASGPLVGGTLTEHISWQWIFWLNVPLGLALLPLARLRLAESHGTGAPLDVPGTLLASGGLFGIVYGLVRGPADGWTSSLVLTGLFAGGALLVGFILYSTRAKNPMLPMRLFRSRAFSGINAASLLMFLGMFGSIFLLSQYMQGVLGYSPTEAGLRMLPWTGMPMLVAPIAGILADRIGGRPVVAAGLFLQALGLGYMAVVATADASYVSQLPALIVSGVGMALFFAPASHLVMSSVRPSEQGIASGANNALREVGGALGIAVMGSIFAAQGGYETGQTFVDGMRPALVTGSAVVALAGIAALLIPTRRHTERQAQSAEPAPVLETAAH
- a CDS encoding NAD(P)H-binding protein; amino-acid sequence: MRIVIAGGHGQIALRLERLLAARGDEVAGIIRKAEQADDLREAGAEPVVLDLESASVDEVAERLRGADAAVFAAGAGPGSGVARKDTVDKAAAVLFADAAVQAGVRRFVIVSSMGADPRHQGDEIFDVYLRAKGEADAYVRGLHALDWTVLRPGQLTNDAGTGLVRLEARTGRGPIPRDDVAAVLAELVDTSATAGLTLELISGPTPVSVAVKSVAGN
- a CDS encoding MaoC family dehydratase, with protein sequence MTAKISYSDVEVGTELPAQTFPVTRATLVRYAGASGDFNPIHWNEKFAKEVGLPDVIAHGMFTMAEAIRVVTDWTGDPGAVVEYGVRFTKPVVVPNDDRGAVIEVAGKVAAKLDDNTVRVDLTATSAGQKVLGMSRAVVRLA